From a region of the Drosophila virilis strain 15010-1051.87 chromosome 3, Dvir_AGI_RSII-ME, whole genome shotgun sequence genome:
- the LOC6622358 gene encoding kinesin-like protein KIF20B isoform X1 gives MEKEMPTFLNNSIEQQSESPDNAIASKNSELGRLRSTTNNMNPPMQLPLGKGEEFVRQSRDELCIEQSSGATEVQHRGILIEQGIAEYSHSEDRSAELIGDCGKETVEQARDELVEILSLDSSYAQVKGILIEKGIMQESSSDAEQNVEYFAEEEAKEVKTIEISSDEEFIRLLRSDVKTSLAEEICLENELEEYILKKLKPQKEIPDEIAAMNKFIKEFTLRIDSHPGMKEWEKFNSCIEKVHQYYMSLDYPMFTQDDNGVQANLDKQAEHKDLDVSQGLTQVEADIEKMMEPLNELILRSEKLTHSIEGIEKKITKLDTKVDNFNIKYNDTLANREKSYEDMMALQSMRERIGQRLTRIETEIHTSKTRLLQGHTENK, from the exons ATGGAAAAAGAAATGCCCACCTTTCTAAATAATAGCATTGAGCAACAATCCGAAAGCCCGGACAATGCAATTGCGAGCAAGAACAGCGAACTTGGCCGTTTAAGGAGCACCACCAACAATATGAACCCACCTATGCAGCTGCCCTTGGGCAAGGGCGAAGAGTTCGTCAGACAGAGCAGAGACGAACTGTGTATTGAGCAGAGCTCCGGGGCCACGGAAGTGCAACATAGGGGCATACTAATAGAG CAAGGAATCGCAGAATATTCCCATTCGGAAGATCGCAGTGCGGAGCTAATTGGTGACTGCGGGAAGGAAACGGTTGAACAGGCGCGTGACGAATTGGTTGAGATACTGAGCTTGGATTCCAGCTATGCCCAGGTGAAGGGTATACTAATAGAG AAGGGCATAATGCAAGAGTCTAGTTCGGATGCCGAGCAGAATGTCGAGTATTTTGCCGAAGAAGAAGCGAAGGAGGTGAAGACCATAGAAATAAGTTCAGATGAGGAATTCATAAGATTGTTGCGCAGCGATGTCAAGACGTCCCTTGCTGAGGAAATCTGTCTGGAAAATGAATTGGAGGAGTACATACTCAAGAAATTGAAGCCCCAAAAAGAGATACCCGATGAAATAGCTGCCATGAATAAGTTCATTAAAGAGTTCACTCTGCGCATCGACAGCCATCCAGGCATGAAGGAATGGGAGAAGTTCAACTCTTGTATCGAAAAGGTCCATCAATATTACATGAGCCTCGACTACCCAATGTTTACCCAAGACGATAACGGCGTACAGGCCAATCTGGATAAGCAGGCGGAGCACAAGGACTTGGATGTCAGTCAGGGTCTTACGCAAGTCGAGGCCGACATTGAGAAAATGATGGAACCACTAAATGAACTCATCCTGCGCTCCGAGAAACTTACCCATAGCATTGAGGGCATCGAAAAGAAAATCACCAAGTTGGACACAAAAGTGGACAACTTCAATATAAAGTATAATGATACGCTCGCCAATAGGGAGAAGTCCTATGAGGATATGATGGCGCTGCAGTCGATGCGCGAAAGAATCGGACAGAGACTCACGCGGATCGAAACGGAAATTCACACATCCAAAACTCGATTACTTCAGGGTCACACGGAAAATAAATAG
- the LOC6622358 gene encoding kinesin-like protein KIF20B isoform X2: protein MEKEMPTFLNNSIEQQSESPDNAIASKNSELGRLRSTTNNMNPPMQLPLGKGEEFVRQSRDELCIEQSSGATEVQHRGILIEQGIAEYSHSEDRSAELIGDCGKETVEQARDELVEILSLDSSYAQKGIMQESSSDAEQNVEYFAEEEAKEVKTIEISSDEEFIRLLRSDVKTSLAEEICLENELEEYILKKLKPQKEIPDEIAAMNKFIKEFTLRIDSHPGMKEWEKFNSCIEKVHQYYMSLDYPMFTQDDNGVQANLDKQAEHKDLDVSQGLTQVEADIEKMMEPLNELILRSEKLTHSIEGIEKKITKLDTKVDNFNIKYNDTLANREKSYEDMMALQSMRERIGQRLTRIETEIHTSKTRLLQGHTENK from the exons ATGGAAAAAGAAATGCCCACCTTTCTAAATAATAGCATTGAGCAACAATCCGAAAGCCCGGACAATGCAATTGCGAGCAAGAACAGCGAACTTGGCCGTTTAAGGAGCACCACCAACAATATGAACCCACCTATGCAGCTGCCCTTGGGCAAGGGCGAAGAGTTCGTCAGACAGAGCAGAGACGAACTGTGTATTGAGCAGAGCTCCGGGGCCACGGAAGTGCAACATAGGGGCATACTAATAGAG CAAGGAATCGCAGAATATTCCCATTCGGAAGATCGCAGTGCGGAGCTAATTGGTGACTGCGGGAAGGAAACGGTTGAACAGGCGCGTGACGAATTGGTTGAGATACTGAGCTTGGATTCCAGCTATGCCCAG AAGGGCATAATGCAAGAGTCTAGTTCGGATGCCGAGCAGAATGTCGAGTATTTTGCCGAAGAAGAAGCGAAGGAGGTGAAGACCATAGAAATAAGTTCAGATGAGGAATTCATAAGATTGTTGCGCAGCGATGTCAAGACGTCCCTTGCTGAGGAAATCTGTCTGGAAAATGAATTGGAGGAGTACATACTCAAGAAATTGAAGCCCCAAAAAGAGATACCCGATGAAATAGCTGCCATGAATAAGTTCATTAAAGAGTTCACTCTGCGCATCGACAGCCATCCAGGCATGAAGGAATGGGAGAAGTTCAACTCTTGTATCGAAAAGGTCCATCAATATTACATGAGCCTCGACTACCCAATGTTTACCCAAGACGATAACGGCGTACAGGCCAATCTGGATAAGCAGGCGGAGCACAAGGACTTGGATGTCAGTCAGGGTCTTACGCAAGTCGAGGCCGACATTGAGAAAATGATGGAACCACTAAATGAACTCATCCTGCGCTCCGAGAAACTTACCCATAGCATTGAGGGCATCGAAAAGAAAATCACCAAGTTGGACACAAAAGTGGACAACTTCAATATAAAGTATAATGATACGCTCGCCAATAGGGAGAAGTCCTATGAGGATATGATGGCGCTGCAGTCGATGCGCGAAAGAATCGGACAGAGACTCACGCGGATCGAAACGGAAATTCACACATCCAAAACTCGATTACTTCAGGGTCACACGGAAAATAAATAG
- the LOC6622177 gene encoding uncharacterized protein, with product MLPHKGWAHMSIAAIIRELEFGKASTGRCESMTWLMAQQSLPLWSRRLPRRSEELAGRLQNNSKWFQFDVEVHERLWSLWGGLHPRSTWFNGQARGHQTLACCVVACCAASVFRSLGEWTSKFLDAIVINGDKYYRKSLLNSRGNKKSIGVNDLALECDFQDIHFMVQLQLVAFGQLYSSPASNIMGLYEALNYFFTRSQWGILVCQHRYIAFGYSSSRDGGYFLYDCTEWDKPLFPDNMGASYVLRAKQLLMLLYIIVVTLNVRKPHVEFQLYSVEANRIMDQDIRLDEESRQ from the coding sequence ATGCTGCCCCACAAAGGCTGGGCACACATGAGTATCGCCGCTATCATAAGGGAGTTGGAGTTCGGAAAAGCCTCGACGGGCCGTTGCGAGTCCATGACGTGGCTGATGGCCCAGCAGAGTCTGCCGCTCTGGAGCAGGCGACTTCCTCGCAGGAGCGAGGAGCTTGCCGGACGGCTCCAGAATAACAGCAAGTGGTTCCAGTTCGATGTCGAGGTCCATGAGCGCCTCTGGTCGCTCTGGGGTGGACTGCATCCGCGCTCCACCTGGTTTAACGGCCAGGCGAGGGGCCACCAGACGCTGGCCTGCTGTGTGGTTGCGTGCTGTGCGGCCAGCGTATTTCGCAGCCTGGGCGAGTGGACTTCCAAGTTTCTGGACGCCATTGTCATCAACGGGGACAAATATTATCGCAAGAGCCTGCTCAATAGCCGCGGCAACAAAAAGTCGATCGGCGTGAACGATTTGGCACTGGAGTGCGACTTCCAGGACATACACTTCATggtccagctgcagctggtggCCTTTGGACAGCTCTACAGCTCCCCTGCCAGCAATATTATGGGTCTCTACGAGGCGCTCAATTACTTCTTCACCCGCTCCCAATGGGGCATACTTGTATGCCAACATCGATATATAGCATTCGGGTATTCCTCCAGCCGGGACGGTGGCTATTTTCTCTACGACTGCACCGAGTGGGATAAGCCACTTTTTCCCGATAACATGGGCGCCTCCTATGTCCTGCGTGCCAAGCAGCTGCTGATGCTTCTCTACATCATTGTGGTGACCCTCAATGTGCGGAAACCTCATGTCGAATTTCAGCTTTACAGCGTGGAAGCGAACCGCATAATGGACCAGGATATCCGTTTAGACGAAGAATCGAGGCAGTAG